One window of the Alicyclobacillus vulcanalis genome contains the following:
- a CDS encoding trimeric intracellular cation channel family protein, with amino-acid sequence MLNVIGTIAFALSGAIVATEERYDWLGVYVLGFVAAFGGGMIRNLIVGLPVAQIWHQPVLFVTAALTITAVLVLPYGCLHRFRRIVTFFDAIGLAAFAVEGAMFAYKAHSTFVTTVVAALMTGIGGGLIRDLLASRKPLVFQTEIYAIWALLAGAAVGLGLVRQAWEEYVLFVLVALLRMLSVRWNWHLPRTGPPQEPPARASA; translated from the coding sequence GTGCTCAATGTCATCGGAACCATCGCGTTTGCCCTGAGTGGTGCCATCGTCGCCACGGAAGAGCGATACGATTGGCTGGGCGTCTACGTCTTAGGGTTTGTGGCGGCGTTCGGCGGCGGCATGATCCGCAACCTCATCGTCGGCCTGCCGGTGGCACAGATTTGGCACCAGCCCGTGCTGTTCGTCACGGCCGCCTTGACGATCACGGCGGTCCTCGTGCTCCCCTACGGCTGTCTGCATCGCTTTCGCCGGATCGTCACGTTTTTTGATGCCATTGGGCTCGCCGCATTTGCGGTGGAAGGCGCCATGTTCGCCTACAAGGCGCACAGCACGTTTGTGACGACCGTCGTGGCCGCGCTCATGACAGGAATTGGCGGAGGACTCATCCGAGATCTGCTCGCCTCGCGCAAGCCGCTGGTCTTTCAGACCGAAATCTACGCCATCTGGGCTCTCTTGGCCGGCGCCGCGGTGGGCCTGGGGCTCGTGCGCCAGGCGTGGGAGGAGTACGTGCTGTTCGTTTTGGTCGCCCTTTTGCGCATGCTGTCCGTGCGGTGGAACTGGCATCTTCCGCGCACCGGGCCGCCGCAGGAGCCTCCGGCCCGCGCGAGCGCGTAG
- a CDS encoding TIGR02328 family protein, producing MRLWHEALIPRLPRAQLLGQHRECCALRGLGWNRPHATVNYVFQHPYEYLVQYHTLIMDEMERRGYHVDPAWRDPAFRGKRAPRADVDPARYAASSPIYPEHDERYLAECLENLRAKGISIE from the coding sequence GTGCGGCTCTGGCATGAAGCGCTGATCCCGCGCTTGCCGCGCGCCCAACTCCTGGGCCAACACCGGGAGTGCTGCGCGCTGCGCGGGCTGGGCTGGAATCGGCCTCACGCGACGGTCAACTACGTGTTTCAACATCCGTACGAGTACTTGGTGCAGTACCACACCCTCATCATGGATGAGATGGAGCGGCGCGGGTATCATGTCGATCCCGCCTGGCGCGATCCCGCTTTCCGCGGCAAGCGCGCGCCTCGCGCGGACGTCGATCCCGCCCGCTACGCCGCGTCATCGCCGATCTACCCGGAGCACGACGAGAGGTATCTCGCCGAATGTCTCGAAAATCTACGGGCGAAGGGGATCAGCATAGAATGA
- a CDS encoding EAL domain-containing protein translates to MECPGCSVSQGGIRLQVGPADAEGVRRSLASARSVHWSDDTTVHMPPDVFAARAAYWREVFDTRAWRVRSGEADGSGAPEQAFDAFVEGLPPVWIDELLARGAIRMAMQPIVDLTRGAIVACEMLVRAQAQDGSWISPGALFDAARDQARLFALDRACRIEAISSASRLPKDWDVFVNFIPTSIYVPEHCLRSTFAAADRHAVAHARLVFEVVETERVDDVEHLRAILSFYRRRGVRYALDDFGEGYSDERMLRALQPDVVKLDRRFVDHVAVDRDKQRVAEGLARVARSLGIKLLAEGVERPEDATKLLELGYTWQQGYLYARPTLEPPREPLGWLPGA, encoded by the coding sequence ATGGAATGTCCAGGATGCTCAGTTTCGCAAGGCGGCATACGGCTGCAGGTGGGCCCGGCGGATGCGGAGGGCGTGAGGCGCTCGCTGGCGTCGGCGCGTTCCGTTCACTGGTCGGACGACACGACCGTCCATATGCCCCCTGACGTGTTTGCGGCGCGCGCCGCGTATTGGCGCGAGGTGTTCGATACGCGCGCGTGGCGGGTTCGAAGCGGGGAGGCCGATGGCTCGGGCGCGCCCGAGCAGGCCTTCGATGCGTTTGTCGAGGGGCTGCCCCCGGTTTGGATCGACGAGCTCTTGGCCAGGGGAGCCATCCGCATGGCCATGCAGCCGATCGTGGACTTGACGCGAGGGGCCATCGTCGCGTGCGAGATGCTGGTTCGCGCGCAGGCGCAGGACGGCAGCTGGATCTCACCAGGGGCACTCTTCGACGCGGCGCGCGACCAGGCGCGGCTGTTTGCGCTCGATCGCGCCTGCCGGATCGAGGCCATTTCGTCGGCGAGCCGGCTGCCGAAGGACTGGGACGTGTTTGTCAACTTTATCCCGACGTCCATCTATGTGCCCGAGCACTGCCTGCGGTCCACGTTTGCCGCGGCGGATCGCCACGCCGTCGCGCACGCCCGCCTGGTGTTCGAAGTGGTGGAGACCGAGCGCGTGGATGACGTGGAGCACCTGCGCGCCATTCTCTCCTTTTATCGTCGGCGGGGCGTGCGGTACGCCCTCGACGACTTCGGCGAGGGCTATAGCGACGAACGCATGCTCCGGGCGCTTCAGCCAGATGTCGTCAAGTTGGACCGCCGGTTTGTCGATCACGTCGCGGTCGATCGCGACAAGCAGCGAGTGGCGGAAGGGCTCGCGCGCGTGGCGAGATCGCTCGGCATCAAGCTCTTGGCAGAAGGGGTGGAGCGGCCGGAGGACGCGACGAAGCTCCTGGAGCTTGGGTACACGTGGCAACAGGGCTACTTGTACGCGCGCCCCACGCTGGAGCCGCCGCGCGAGCCACTGGGCTGGCTGCCGGGCGCTTGA